From Xenopus tropicalis strain Nigerian chromosome 3, UCB_Xtro_10.0, whole genome shotgun sequence, the proteins below share one genomic window:
- the lrtm2 gene encoding leucine-rich repeat and transmembrane domain-containing protein 2, translating into MRVARRYYPGRWAQGSFIACCLSLCAASSLLSCPSLCKCNTSSLEVDCSGRGLTSVPPDIPQDTRTLLLLNNRLSSLSEKAFSNLSSLHRLDISNNFLDQLPSQLLSDLGNLTELRLRNNSIRSLDRDILQGLSLLRRLDLSLNGLSQLPSGLFDGLSMLHWLSLHSNRLQSLDRETFEPLDKLEIIQLGDNPWECDCNLRDFKHWMEWFTYRGGKMDELQCTLPKDLRGRDIRMVPVEMFSYCSQLEDENSSGPADKPGPPCTKASPAPLEPDPGPDCPQRQRYRPASVRRAIGTVIIAGVVCGVVCIMMVVAAAYGCIYASLMAKYHRELKKRQPLMGDAEGEQEEQRQISSVA; encoded by the exons ATGCGCGTGGCACGGAGATACTACCCCGGCAGATGGGCACAGGGATCCT TCATAGCTTGCTGCTTGTCCCTCTGTGCTGCCTCCTCCCTACTCTCCTGCCCCTCTCTGTGTAAGTGCAACACCAGCAGCCTGGAAGTGGACTGCAGTGGCAGGGGCCTCACATCAGTACCCCCCGATATCCCCCAGGATACACGCACCTTGCTGCTCCTCAACAACCGCTTAAGCTCGCTCTCTGAAAAAGCTTTCTCCAACCTCAGCTCTCTTCACCGGTTGGACATCTCCAATAACTTTCTGGACCAGCTGCCTTCACAGCTTTTGAGTGACCTGGGAAACCTGACGGAGCTGCGTCTCCGCAACAACAGCATTCGCAGCCTGGACCGGGATATCCTGCAGGGGCTGTCCCTTCTACGTAGGTTGGATTTATCCCTCAACGGACTCTCACAGCTGCCCTCGGGGCTCTTCGATGGCCTCTCCATGTTGCATTGGCTCTCTCTGCACTCCAACCGCCTGCAGAGCCTGGACAGGGAGACATTTGAGCCTCTTGACAAGCTGGAGATCATACAACTTGGAGATAACCCCTGGGAATGTGACTGCAACCTTCGAGATTTCAAGCACTGGATGGAATGGTTCACCTACCGAG GGGGCAAGATGGATGAGCTACAGTGCACTCTTCCCAAGGACCTGCGTGGGAGAGACATCCGCATGGTGCCGGTAGAGATGTTCAGTTACTGCTCACAGCTGGAGGATGAGAACAGCTCTGGGCCAGCAGACAAGCCAGGACCTCCATGTACAAAGGCAAGTCCTGCTCCACTAGAGCCAGACCCAGGCCCTGACTGTCCTCAACGACAGCGTTACCGCCCGGCCAGCGTTCGTAGAGCTATTGGCACGGTGATCATCGCTGGAGTGGTGTGTGGCGTGGTCTGCATCATGATGGTCGTTGCAGCGGCTTACGGGTGTATCTATGCCTCTTTAATGGCGAAATACCACCGGGAGCTGAAGAAGAGGCAGCCACTGATGGGCGATGCTGAGGGAGAGCAGGAGGAACAGAGACAAATCTCCTCGGTGGCATGA